The Candidatus Methylomirabilis sp. genome segment TCCCGCAGCGGTTGGCCTCCTCGAACACCGTCTCCTGCGCCTGCTTCTTCGTGCCGATGAACAGCAGCGTCCCGCCTCCGGCGGCCAGGTCGCGCACGAAGGCGTACGCCTCGCGGACCTTCTTGAGGGTCTTCTGCAGATCGATGATGTAGATGCCGTTGCGCTCCCCGAAGAGGTACTTCTTCATCTTCGGGTTCCACCGCTTGGTCTGGTGGCCGAAGTGGACCCCGGCCTCCAGGAGCTCCTTCATGGTGATTGCCGCCACAGCAGACCCTCCGCGTTCGGGTTGCGCCGCCGCCCCCTTCCTTCCCGCCGCCCGCCCCGAAGGGCACCCGCAGCGGATCCGGGGGCGTGTGAGATGGACGTGCTGCCCTTACATACCACACCGGCCGGGACGGAGCAAGGCCGACCGGCCGGCACTCAGCTCCGGTACGCGGCGTTGATCCGGACGTATGCCTCGCTCAGGTCGGTGGTCCAGACGCGGCCTTCCGCTGATCCCAGCCCGAGGTCCACGGTCACCGTGAAGACCTGCTCCCGCATGCGCGCGCTCGCCGTCCGCTCCGCCTCGGCCCCGAGGCCGACACCGCCCCGGACGATCGGGACGTCCCCGACGGTGATGGCCACCCGGGTGGGGTCCACGGCGACGCCCGCGCTCCCGAGCGCCGCCATGATCCGGCCCCAGTTGCTGTCCTGGCCGTGGAAGGCGGTCTTCACCAGCGGGGAGTTGGCGACCCGCAGACCGATCCGGCGCGCCTCTGCCGGGTTCCGGGCGCCCCGGACGAGGATCTCCACGACCTTGGTGGCCCCCTCCCCATCGGCCACGATCATCCGCGCCAGCTCCCCGCACACCTCGGTGAGAGCCCGCCCGAGCGCCGCGAGCGACGCGGTGCCGGGGCCCGCCGCTGGGGCATCCGCCCGGCCGTTGGCGAAGGCCAAAACCATGTCGTTGGTGCTGGTCTCCCCGTCGACCGTGATGCAGTTGAAGCTCCCCGCCACCGCCTCCTGCAAGACCGCCCGGAGCACGGGGGGAGGCACGGAGAGATCGGTGGCGAGGAAGGCGAGCATGGTCGCCATGTCGGGCGCGATCATCCCGGACCCCTTGGCCATCCCCCCGACCCGGAAGGAGCCCTCTGGCAGCCGGACCTCACGGGCCGCCTCCTTCACCCGGGTGTCCGTGGTCAGGATCGCCTCCGCCGCCTCCGGCCCCCCCTCCGGGCGGAGGCGCGCCGCCGCGTCGCGGATCCCGGCCTCCACGTTCCCCATCGGGAGCCGCGCCCCGATGACCCCCGTGGAGGCCACATAGACCTCTTCCACCGGCACGCCGAGGGCAGCGGCTGTGATCTCTCCCATCCGCTCCGCGTCCGCCAGGCCGGCAGCTCCGGTGCAGGCGTTCGCATTGCCGCTGTTGGCCACCAGAGCGGCAAACCGGCCCGCCGCCAGCCGGCGGCGGCAGAGGAGGATCGGGGCGGCCGCCACGAGGTTCGTCGTGCAGGTGGCGGCGACGCTGGCGGGGCGCTCCGAAGCCACGAGGGCCAGGTCGAGCGCCTGCCGCTTGATCCCGCAGTGGACCCCCCCCGCCCGGACCCCACGGGCGACCGTGATCCCCCCTGCCACCGGCGTGATCGCGCGCTCGCTCATACCCCGTCAGGGCCACAGCGCGGGCGACCGCAGGCCCGCCGTCTCCTCGAACCCCAGCATCAGGTTCATGCACTGGACGGCCTGTCCCGAGGCCCCCTTGACCAGGTTGTCGATGGCCGTGAGGAGGATGGCGCGTCCGGTCCGCGCATCCACCGTCGCGGCAATGTCACAGTAGTTGGATCCCCAGACCGCCTTGGTCTCCGGCAACCGACCCTCCGGCAGGATGCGGAGGAAGGGCTCCCCCTTGCAGGCATCCCGGTAGAGGGCGAGCAGGTCGGCCGTGGTGGCCGGGCGCGTCAGGCGCACGGTGCACGTGCTCAGGATCCCCCGGGTCATGGGAGCCAGGTGGGGGATGAAGGTGACCCGGACCTCGCGGCCGGCGACCCGGCTCAGCTCCTGCTCGATCTCGGGCGTGTGCCGGTGCCCCGGGACCCCGTAGGCCTTGAAGTTCTCGTTCACCTCCCCGAAGACGTACCCGACCTCCACCTTGCGCCCGGCCCCCGAGACCCCGGAGGCGGCGTTGATGATGATCTGCTCCGGATCGAGGAGCTCCTCCCGCAGGAGGGGGAGGAGGGCGAGGAGGGCTCCCGTGGGGTAACAGCCGGGGACAGCCGCCAGGCGGGCCGCCTTCAGGGCCTCCCGGTGGACCTCCGGCAGGCCGTAGACCGCCTCCCCGCAGAGGGCCGGGGCCAGGTGCTTCGTCCGGTACCAGGACTCGTACACCTGGGGATCGCGGAAGCGGAAGTCCGCCGACAGGTCCACGACTCGGCGGCCCGCCTCGAGCAGGGGAGCCGCCGCCCCCATCGCCGTCTGGTGAGGCAGGGCGAGGAAGATCAGCTCGGCGGCCGCCGCGACGGCTCCCGGGTCGAGCCGCTGGAGGACCTGGGGCGCATGCCCGGCCAGGCTGGGGAAGACGGCCTCGACCGGCTGCCCTGCCGACTGCTCCGACGTGACCGCGGTCACCGCCACGCCGGGGTGGGCGACGAGCAGACGGACCAGCTCCGCCCCCGTGTAGCCGCTCGCCCCGACGATCGCGACTCGCCGCTGCATCCCCTCAACCCCGGGGGCGCCCCTGGCCCGTCCCGCGAAAAAAAAAGAAGGTCACTCGGGGTGACCCTCCTCGGCGTGCGGCGGCCGGGCCCTAACGCTTGGAGAACTGGAACCGCGCGCGCGCCCCGCGCTGGCCGTACTTCTTCCGCTCCTTGACCCGCGGGTCGCGCGTCAGGAACCCCGCCTTCTTGAGGGTGGCCCGGAAGTCCTCCCCCGCCTGCAGGAGCGCCCGGGAGATCCCGAGTCTCACCGCCCCCGCCTGGCCGCTCATCCCTCCCCCTCGGACCGTGGCCACCACGTCGAACTTCGCCTCCACCCCCGCCACCTTGAAAGGCTGGGCGATCACCATCTGCAGGGTCGGGCGGCCGAAGTACTCCGCCGCCGGCCGGGCGTTGATCTCGACCTTCCCTTCGCCGGGCTTCAGCCACACCCGTGCCACGGAGGACTTCCGCCGGCCCGTCGCGTAATAGGTCGCCACCTGCTCCATGCTGCTTTCCCCTACCCGATGACCAGGGGGGCGGGCTTCTGGGCCTGGTGGGGATGGTCCGCCCCGCCGTACACCTTGAGCTTCCGGATCAGCAGGTCCCCCATCTTGCTCTTGGGGAGCATCCCCCGGACCGCGTGTTCCACGACGCGCGTCGGGTGCGTCTGGAGGAGTTTCCCCGCCGTCACCGCCTTGAGCCCTCCGGGGTACCCCGAGTAGCGGTAGTAGACCTTATCCCGGAGCTTGTTCCCCGTGAGGCGCACCTTGCCCGCGTTGATGACAACGACGAAGTCTCCCACGTCCTGGTGGGGGGTGAAGGCGGGCTTGCGCTTCCCCCGGAGGAGCATGGCCACCTCGCTGGCCAGCCGCCCCAGGACCTTCCCGTTCGCATCCACCAGGTGCCAGGTTCTGGGGATCTCCCCGGGTTTCGCCATGTAAGTCGGCATCAGCGTCGCCCCCGTCAAAAAACCGTCCAACTATAGCGACGAGCCCCGGGGCTGTCAACGGAAAACTACGCGCCCGCGCGGCCGAGGAGGTCCGCCACGAGCTTCAGGAGCGCCTCCCCCTTGATGGCCTTGCTCACGTGGAGGCGCACCCGGAACGTCTCGTCCGCGTGCTCCTGCGGCGGCCCCGTGAAGGCGGAAGAGTAGACGATCAGGGTGGGGGCGTGCCGCAGGCCGGCGTCCCGGGACTCCAGGATGAAGCGGGTCCCACCCATCTTGGGCATCACCTTGTCCAGGATGACCAGGGCCGGGGCTTCCCGCTTCAGCAGTGCGAGCCCCTCCTCCCCGTCCGCCGCAGTCAGCACCTGGTACCCTGCCTCGGTCAGGAGGTCGCTCAGCATGGTACGGATCAGAGGCTGATCGTCCACCACCAGGATCTTCGCCTTGGCCATGCCGCGCCTCTCCCGGGGCGAGTCCCCGCTAGCGGTTCCGTTCGTACAGGAGGCGGAGACCGGTGAGGGTCAGGAAGGGGTCCACCCGGTCCACCGCCTCCGAGTCGGCCAGGATCAGGTGGGCCAGGCCCCCCGTCCCGACCACCGCCTTCGTCCCGCCCATCTCCTGCTGCATCCGCCGCACGACCCCGTCCACGAGGGCCAGGTAGCCGTAGAAAAGGCCCGCCTGCATGCTCCCGACCGTGTTCTTGCCGATCACGCTTCGGGGCCGGGCGATCTCGATCCGCGGGAGCTTGGCGGCCCGCTCGAAGAGGGCCTCGGCGGAGATCCCGATGCCGGGCGCGATCACCCCTCCCAGGTACTCTCCCCGAGCAGAGACGGCGTCGAAGGTCGTAGCCGTGCCGAAGTCCACCACGATGGCCGGCCCGCCATACTGGGCGAAGGTGGCCACCGCGTTCACGATCCGGTCCGCCCCTACCTCCCGGGGGTTGTCGTAGAGGATGGGCATGCCGGTCTTGGTGCCGGGACCGACCGTGACGGGGGTGAGCTTCAGCAGGCCCCGCAGCGTCTCGTCCAGGGTCCCGTCGAGGGGGGGGACCACGGACGCCATCATCACCCCGTCGATGGCGTCGAGGGGGATCTTCACCCCCTCCAGGAGGTTGCGCAGAGCGATTCCGTACTCGTCCGGGGTCCCCTCCCGGCGGCTCGCGATCCGCCAGTGGTGCAGGAGTGTCTCGCCCTCGAAGAGCCCGAGGCCGATATTGGTGTTTCCCACGTCCAGAACGAGAAGCATCAGGCCTCCGAGAGGATCGTCACCTCTCCTGCCACGAGGCGCCGGACCCGGCCGTCCCCAAGCTGCAGGGCCAACGCTCCGTCCGCCTCCAGGCGGAGGGCGATGCCGGTGAGCTCCGCTTCCCCCTCCCGCGCCCGGACCGGCCGGCCGAGGATGAGGGAGCGGGCCGCCGCCCCCGCGAGAGCCGGGCCCGGGCCCGCCGTCAGGAACTCCTGGTACCGGTGATCCAGGCGCCGCAGAAGGGCCCGGAAAAGGTCGGCCCGCGGGAGGGTCCGGCCCGCCGCCATCGCCACCGAGCCAGCCCGGTCCCCCAGGTCCGGCGGGAAGTCCGCCGGCCCCTGGTTCACGTTCAGGCCCACGCCCAGGACGACCGCGGCCACCTCCTCCCCTCGGCTCACCAGCTCCGTCAGGATCCCGGCCACCTTCCGCCCGGCCAGCATGAGGTCATTAGGCCACTTGATGCCGCCCGGGAGCGGCCCCGCCACCTCCTCCACCCCCTCCGCGACCGCCACGGCGGCCACCTGGGTCAGGACCGGGGCGCGGGCGGGCGAGGTGGGGGGTCGCAGGATCGTGGAGAACCAGAGCCCCAGGCCCAGGGGGGAGGCCCAGCTGCGCCCGAGCCGCCCCCGCCCTGCGGTTTGCCGCTCCGCCAGGACCACGGTTCCCTCGGGCTCTCCAGACGCCGCGAGGACCGCGGCCAGGGCGCTGGTCGAGCTCACCTCCCGGTGGCAGAGGACCCGGCGGCCGACCAGAGCTCCGGGGTCCCGGAGGCGCAAGACCTCCCCGTCCAGCAAGAGCCCGTCGGCGCCCCCGCTCACGCCCCTAACCCCGGGAGGATTCGAGCAGGGTCAGGTGCTCCACGAGCTTGGCCCGGACGTCGGTGAGCTCGCGGGCCACCCCTTCCTCCTTCTCCACCACCTCCACGGGGGCCTTGGCACGGAAGGCCGCGTTCTCTAGCTTCCCCCGGACCCGGACGAGCTCCCGGTCCACCTTCTCCACCTCCTTGCGGAGGCGCGCGATCTCGGCGGCGAAGTCGATGAGGCCGGCCAGCGGCACGTACACGTCCATCCCCCGGACGACCGTGGCGGCCGCCGCCGGGGGCTTGACCTCCCCGGGCCCGACGCGGAACTCCCCGATGCGCCCCAGCGCCCGAACGTACCCCTCGGCCACCCGCAGGGTGCGCTCCTGGTGGTCGTCGCGAGAGCGGCAGATGACCGTGAGCCAGGCGGCAGCCGGGAGGTTGACCTCGGAGCGCAAGTTACGGACCGCCCGGACCAGTTCCATGACCAGCTCCAGGGCGGCTGTCGCCTCGGGATCGCCGAGGGTGCGGTCCGCCACCGGCCAGGGGGTCCGCATGATGGTCGGCCCCTCGTGGGGGAGGCGCTGCCAGATCTCCTCCGTGATGAAGGGCATGATGGGGTGGAGCAGGCGGAGCACCGTCTCGAGAACGTGCGTCAGAATCCCTCGGGCTGTCTCGGCCCCCGGACCGTCCCGCTCCGCCAGGCGGCGCTTGGCCATCTCCAGGTACCAGTCGCAGTACTCGTGCCAGACGAACTGGTAGAGGAGGGAGGCCGCTTCGTTGAAGCGGAAGGCTTCCAGAGCCTCCGAGACCGACGCGACGACCTCCTGGAGCCGGCTGAGGATCCAGCGATCGGCCAGGTCCGCCGGCGCGGGCCGCGCGCCCGGCGCCAGGGACGCACCCCGGCTCAGGTGCGGCGCCAGGAACCGGTACGCGTTCCAGAGCTTGTTGCAGAAGTACCGGTAGCCCTCGATCCGCTCCTCCGAGAGGCGGATGTCCCGCCCTTGCGCCGCCAGCGCCGCCAGCGTGAACCGGAAGGCGTCCGCCCCGTACTTGTCGATGACGACCAGCGGGTCAATGACGTTCCCCCGCGACTTCGACATCTTCTGTCCCTCGGCGTCCCGCACGAGGGCATGGATGTAGACCTGCCGGAAGGGGACCTCCCCCGTGCACTTGAGACCCATCATGATCATCCGGGCCACCCAGAAGAAGAGGATGTCGAAGCCGGTCACCAGGACCGACGTGGGGTAGAAGCCCTGGAGCGCCTTCGTCCGCTCGGGCCAGCCCAGCGTGGAGAAGGGCCAGAGCGCGCTGCTGAACCAGGTGTCCAGCACGTCCGGGTCCCGAACCAGGCGCGTCCCCCCGCACGTCGGACAGCGGGACGGAGACTCCCGAGCCACGATCGGCTTCGCGTCCGGGAGAATCGTGTAGCGCTCCGTGGTGTCTTGTGGCATCGCACCCTTCTCCGCGGCGAATGCTGGGCCGGTGCTTGCCTGCACGACCTGCTCGGGGTTGCAGTCGAGACAGTACCAGGCCGGGATCTGGTGCCCCCACCAGATCTGCCGGGAGATACACCAGTCCCGGATGTTGTGCATCCACTCGTAGTAGTTCCTCTCCCACTGCTCCGGGACGATGCGGATTCGGCCCTCCTCGACGACCCGGATGGCGGGCTCGGCCAGCGGCTTGACGCGGACGAACCACTGGGGGGTTCGGAACGGCTCGATGACCGTCTGGCACCGGTAGCAGCGGCCGACCGCGTGGCGGTACGGCTCCTCCTTCACCAGGAGCCCATCCGCCTTGAGGTCCTCGAGGATCATCCGACGGGCCTCATACCTGTCGGCTCGCACATAGCCTTGCGCGCGAGCGTTCTGAATTGTTCGGCCGGCCTCGTCCACGAGGAAGGCTGCGCTGACCTTCCCCGTCTCCGTGAACGCCTTGATTGGCTCTCCCAGCTCGTGCCGCGTGCCGATCTCCTCGTCGTTCTGGTCGTGCCCTGGGGTCACCTTGAGGGCGCCCGTGCCGAAGTCCTTCGCCACCGCCCGATCGGCGATCACCGGAAGCTTCCGGCCCACCAGCGGGAGCAGGACGGTCCGGCCCACCGCCTTCTGGTAGCGGGGATCCTCCGGGTGGACCGCCACCGCCATGTCGCCCAGCATCGTCTCCGGGCGCGTCGTGGCCACGACCAGGCCCTCGCGGGGAGTGTCGGCGAAGGGGTAGCGGATATACCAGAGGCGCCCCTCCTGCTCCTCGTGGACGACCTCGATGTCGGCGAGCGCCGTCTGGCAGCGCGGGCACCAGTTCACGAGCCGCTCGGCCCGGTACAGGAGACCGTCCTCGAAGAGCCGGACGAAGACCTCGGTCACCGCCCGGGAGCGGGGAGGATCCATCGTGAAGGCCTCTCGCGCCCAGTCGCAGGAGGCGCCGAGGTGCTTCAGTTGCCGAATGATCGTCCCCCCGGACTCCGCCTTCCACTTCCAGACCCGCTCGATGAAGGCCTCCCGGCCGATCTGGGAGCGGCTCAGCCCCTCGTGCACCAGCTGCCGCTCCACCACGTTCTGGGTGGCGATCCCGGCGTGATCCGTTCCGGGCATCCAGAGCGCGTTGTCCCCCGCCAGCCGCCGCCACCGGATCAGGATGTCCTGCAGGGTGTTGTTCAGGGCATGCCCCATGTGGAGGGAGCCGGTGATGTTGGGGGGCGGGATGACGATGCAATACGGCGGGGCGGGCGAGTCCTCGTCGGCGTGGAAGTATCCCGCCGCCTCCCAGGCCCGGTACCACCGCTCCTCCACCGGCCGGGGATCGTACTGGCCGTCCTGGGAGCTCTGGGGCTCGCGATCTGTCGCCATGGGTGCGTCGTGGGTCAAAAAAAGCGGGGAAGAGGGAAGGCCTCCCTCCACCCCGCCACCGGGGGGGCTAGGCCTTCTCGGGCGGGCCTTCGGCCTGGGCCTTGATGCGCTCGATCTCCTGCGTGATGAGGTGCTCCGCCAGGTCGGGGACCACCTCCCAGACGATCCGTTCGATCTTCCCGGCCAGGCGCTCGCTCACCTCCTGGACGATCGCCCGGGCGACGTTGTCCGTGATCTCCCGGGTCACCTGGTCCACGTTCATCAGGGGGGACGGAGCGCTCGGGGCCGGCGGGGCGGCTACGGGCGGCGCCGGACGCGGCGGGACAGGGGCCGTAGGGGCCGGCCCCTCCTCCGGCAGGATCTCGAGGCCCTCCAGCAACGGGATTGTGAGGTCCTCCACCGGCTCCATGGGGGCCGGCTTCACCGGCGCGGGCGGGGGCGGCGCGGGCGCCGGCCGGTCCACGTCCACCAGGAGGGGAGGCTCCATGGGCAGGCCCAGCGACTCTGCCATGTCCTTGATGCTGGAGGCCAGATCGCCCCCCTCATCGAGCGAGAAGACCTGCTCCCCCTCCGGCGCCGCCGGAGCCTTCCCCGGGCCCTCCTCTACCGGCGGGCCCAGGGTGAGGCCGGGACCGCCCTCTTCCGGGAGGACGTACGCGGCGCCGCGCCCGGGCTCCTCGTGCTCCAGCAGCTCCCACAGCTTCTCCTCGGAGACCTCTCCTTCCCCCCCGCCCCCCGTGGGGTGCGCACCGGAGGCGACCGGCGGAGCGGCCGCCGCGACTCCCCTCCCCCGTTCAGAGACGGGCTGGGCGGGGGGCGGTGCCGGCGCAGCCGGTCCGGGCGGCGGTGATCCCAGCGTCGCCGACACGGCAGGGGACGACCTCGCGGGCGGGGGCGAACCGGGCATGGACCGGGCGAAGAGGAGTTGCGTCACCTTGCCAATGAGGACCTGGGACTCAAAGGGTTTGGTGACGAAGTCGTTGGCCCCGACCCTGGCCCCCTCGTTCTTGTCGAAGGCTTCGAAGGTCCCGGTGAGGAGAATGATGGGGGTATCTTTGAGGAGGGGATCCTTCCGGAGGGCCTCGCAGACCTCGTACCCCGATTTGTCTGGCATCACCAGGTCGATGAGCATGAGATCCGGCCGCACCTCTCGCGCCTTCCGAATCGCTTCCTCGCCGCTGCGGGCGGGAACGATCTGGAAGTCCTCCTTGCTGAAGGTGAGCTCCACCACCTTCTGGATCGTCACGCTGTCGTCAGCCACCAGGATCCGGGCTCCCATGCCCTCCTCCTCTGCCGGCGAAACCCCTGGCCCGCGGGGCGGCCGCGCTACTCCCCCATGGTAATGGGCTCGGCCGAGGCCAGCAGACGGCTGGTCGCCAACCAGACCACCGGCCGCCCCCCCAGCTTGGCCACTCCCCGGATATACTCGGCCCGGATACCGAACACCTGCGGGGGGGCAGCCATCAGCTCGTCCGCCTTCACCCCGATCACCTGGCTCGCCGCGTCCACCCCGATTCCCAGGGACACCCCCTCCCACGTCACATGAAGCAGGACCCCCCGCGCCTCCGGGTCCGGCTCCGGGAGCCCCAGGCGGCGCCGGAGGCTGAGGACCGGGAGGAGGCGCCCCTTATGTTGCACGATCCCTTCGACGAAGTTCGGCGGGCGGGGAGTGGGGGCCGGCACCCGGTAGGGGAAAATCTCCCGCACCTCGTGGATGTCGAACCCGAAGAGGCGCTTGCCGACGGTGACCGCGAGGAGCTGAAGGGTTTCCGGCTCCGGCGTGGCCTTGGTCCGGGAGCCCGTCCTCAGCATCGGCCGCCGCTCATCACGCGTCCCCCGCCGCGGTCTTGAG includes the following:
- the rpsB gene encoding 30S ribosomal protein S2; this translates as MAAITMKELLEAGVHFGHQTKRWNPKMKKYLFGERNGIYIIDLQKTLKKVREAYAFVRDLAAGGGTLLFIGTKKQAQETVFEEANRCG
- a CDS encoding type III pantothenate kinase — its product is MLLVLDVGNTNIGLGLFEGETLLHHWRIASRREGTPDEYGIALRNLLEGVKIPLDAIDGVMMASVVPPLDGTLDETLRGLLKLTPVTVGPGTKTGMPILYDNPREVGADRIVNAVATFAQYGGPAIVVDFGTATTFDAVSARGEYLGGVIAPGIGISAEALFERAAKLPRIEIARPRSVIGKNTVGSMQAGLFYGYLALVDGVVRRMQQEMGGTKAVVGTGGLAHLILADSEAVDRVDPFLTLTGLRLLYERNR
- a CDS encoding response regulator, whose protein sequence is MAKAKILVVDDQPLIRTMLSDLLTEAGYQVLTAADGEEGLALLKREAPALVILDKVMPKMGGTRFILESRDAGLRHAPTLIVYSSAFTGPPQEHADETFRVRLHVSKAIKGEALLKLVADLLGRAGA
- a CDS encoding biotin--[acetyl-CoA-carboxylase] ligase translates to MSGGADGLLLDGEVLRLRDPGALVGRRVLCHREVSSTSALAAVLAASGEPEGTVVLAERQTAGRGRLGRSWASPLGLGLWFSTILRPPTSPARAPVLTQVAAVAVAEGVEEVAGPLPGGIKWPNDLMLAGRKVAGILTELVSRGEEVAAVVLGVGLNVNQGPADFPPDLGDRAGSVAMAAGRTLPRADLFRALLRRLDHRYQEFLTAGPGPALAGAAARSLILGRPVRAREGEAELTGIALRLEADGALALQLGDGRVRRLVAGEVTILSEA
- a CDS encoding valine--tRNA ligase, with the protein product MATDREPQSSQDGQYDPRPVEERWYRAWEAAGYFHADEDSPAPPYCIVIPPPNITGSLHMGHALNNTLQDILIRWRRLAGDNALWMPGTDHAGIATQNVVERQLVHEGLSRSQIGREAFIERVWKWKAESGGTIIRQLKHLGASCDWAREAFTMDPPRSRAVTEVFVRLFEDGLLYRAERLVNWCPRCQTALADIEVVHEEQEGRLWYIRYPFADTPREGLVVATTRPETMLGDMAVAVHPEDPRYQKAVGRTVLLPLVGRKLPVIADRAVAKDFGTGALKVTPGHDQNDEEIGTRHELGEPIKAFTETGKVSAAFLVDEAGRTIQNARAQGYVRADRYEARRMILEDLKADGLLVKEEPYRHAVGRCYRCQTVIEPFRTPQWFVRVKPLAEPAIRVVEEGRIRIVPEQWERNYYEWMHNIRDWCISRQIWWGHQIPAWYCLDCNPEQVVQASTGPAFAAEKGAMPQDTTERYTILPDAKPIVARESPSRCPTCGGTRLVRDPDVLDTWFSSALWPFSTLGWPERTKALQGFYPTSVLVTGFDILFFWVARMIMMGLKCTGEVPFRQVYIHALVRDAEGQKMSKSRGNVIDPLVVIDKYGADAFRFTLAALAAQGRDIRLSEERIEGYRYFCNKLWNAYRFLAPHLSRGASLAPGARPAPADLADRWILSRLQEVVASVSEALEAFRFNEAASLLYQFVWHEYCDWYLEMAKRRLAERDGPGAETARGILTHVLETVLRLLHPIMPFITEEIWQRLPHEGPTIMRTPWPVADRTLGDPEATAALELVMELVRAVRNLRSEVNLPAAAWLTVICRSRDDHQERTLRVAEGYVRALGRIGEFRVGPGEVKPPAAAATVVRGMDVYVPLAGLIDFAAEIARLRKEVEKVDRELVRVRGKLENAAFRAKAPVEVVEKEEGVARELTDVRAKLVEHLTLLESSRG
- a CDS encoding chemotaxis protein CheW, with the translated sequence MLRTGSRTKATPEPETLQLLAVTVGKRLFGFDIHEVREIFPYRVPAPTPRPPNFVEGIVQHKGRLLPVLSLRRRLGLPEPDPEARGVLLHVTWEGVSLGIGVDAASQVIGVKADELMAAPPQVFGIRAEYIRGVAKLGGRPVVWLATSRLLASAEPITMGE
- the argC gene encoding N-acetyl-gamma-glutamyl-phosphate reductase, producing the protein MQRRVAIVGASGYTGAELVRLLVAHPGVAVTAVTSEQSAGQPVEAVFPSLAGHAPQVLQRLDPGAVAAAAELIFLALPHQTAMGAAAPLLEAGRRVVDLSADFRFRDPQVYESWYRTKHLAPALCGEAVYGLPEVHREALKAARLAAVPGCYPTGALLALLPLLREELLDPEQIIINAASGVSGAGRKVEVGYVFGEVNENFKAYGVPGHRHTPEIEQELSRVAGREVRVTFIPHLAPMTRGILSTCTVRLTRPATTADLLALYRDACKGEPFLRILPEGRLPETKAVWGSNYCDIAATVDARTGRAILLTAIDNLVKGASGQAVQCMNLMLGFEETAGLRSPALWP
- the rplM gene encoding 50S ribosomal protein L13; its protein translation is MPTYMAKPGEIPRTWHLVDANGKVLGRLASEVAMLLRGKRKPAFTPHQDVGDFVVVINAGKVRLTGNKLRDKVYYRYSGYPGGLKAVTAGKLLQTHPTRVVEHAVRGMLPKSKMGDLLIRKLKVYGGADHPHQAQKPAPLVIG
- a CDS encoding response regulator, which encodes MGARILVADDSVTIQKVVELTFSKEDFQIVPARSGEEAIRKAREVRPDLMLIDLVMPDKSGYEVCEALRKDPLLKDTPIILLTGTFEAFDKNEGARVGANDFVTKPFESQVLIGKVTQLLFARSMPGSPPPARSSPAVSATLGSPPPGPAAPAPPPAQPVSERGRGVAAAAPPVASGAHPTGGGGEGEVSEEKLWELLEHEEPGRGAAYVLPEEGGPGLTLGPPVEEGPGKAPAAPEGEQVFSLDEGGDLASSIKDMAESLGLPMEPPLLVDVDRPAPAPPPPAPVKPAPMEPVEDLTIPLLEGLEILPEEGPAPTAPVPPRPAPPVAAPPAPSAPSPLMNVDQVTREITDNVARAIVQEVSERLAGKIERIVWEVVPDLAEHLITQEIERIKAQAEGPPEKA
- the argJ gene encoding bifunctional glutamate N-acetyltransferase/amino-acid acetyltransferase ArgJ, with protein sequence MSERAITPVAGGITVARGVRAGGVHCGIKRQALDLALVASERPASVAATCTTNLVAAAPILLCRRRLAAGRFAALVANSGNANACTGAAGLADAERMGEITAAALGVPVEEVYVASTGVIGARLPMGNVEAGIRDAAARLRPEGGPEAAEAILTTDTRVKEAAREVRLPEGSFRVGGMAKGSGMIAPDMATMLAFLATDLSVPPPVLRAVLQEAVAGSFNCITVDGETSTNDMVLAFANGRADAPAAGPGTASLAALGRALTEVCGELARMIVADGEGATKVVEILVRGARNPAEARRIGLRVANSPLVKTAFHGQDSNWGRIMAALGSAGVAVDPTRVAITVGDVPIVRGGVGLGAEAERTASARMREQVFTVTVDLGLGSAEGRVWTTDLSEAYVRINAAYRS
- the rpsI gene encoding 30S ribosomal protein S9, whose product is MEQVATYYATGRRKSSVARVWLKPGEGKVEINARPAAEYFGRPTLQMVIAQPFKVAGVEAKFDVVATVRGGGMSGQAGAVRLGISRALLQAGEDFRATLKKAGFLTRDPRVKERKKYGQRGARARFQFSKR